In Fusarium falciforme chromosome 10, complete sequence, a single genomic region encodes these proteins:
- a CDS encoding U6 snRNA-associated Sm-like protein LSm4, producing MLPLGLLNAAQGHPMLVELKNGETLNGHLVSCDTWMNLTLREVVQTSPEGDKFVRLPEVYVKGNNIKYLRVPDEIIDQVSESQRGQQGNFRGGRGGQPRGDHGGRGGDRGRGRGGGRGRGRGRGQ from the exons ATG CTACCCCTCGGTCTACTAAACGCGGCCCAAGGCCACCCCATGCTGGTCGAACTCAAGAACGGCGAGACTCTCAACGGACATCTGGTTTCCTGCGACACATGGATGAACCTTACACTCAGGGAGGTGGTCCAGACCAGCCCT GAGGGCGACAAGTTTGTGCGGTTACCAGAGGTTTATGTCAAAGGAAACAAT attaaataccttagagtGCCAGACGAGATCATCGACCAGGTTAGCGAGTCCCAGAGAGGTCAGCAAGGAAACTTCCGCggcggacgaggaggacagcCAAGAGGCGATCACGGTGGACGAGGCGGTGACCGTGGACGCggtcgtggtggtggtagaggccgtggacgaggtcgaggtcaATAA